A single window of Chitinophaga sp. XS-30 DNA harbors:
- a CDS encoding STAS domain-containing protein, with protein MQFKIDTKEKIVIFRLEETTLDAKMSDELVNAIGNIPGLEEKNLILDLHSLQSADESGLKAIFTVYHRQYERGLSAAIAHLNRTLTTTLSETYPEMQNIVPTESEAIDMVMMEDFERDLDLGSE; from the coding sequence ATGCAATTCAAAATTGATACCAAAGAAAAAATAGTGATATTCCGGCTGGAAGAAACAACACTGGATGCTAAAATGTCAGATGAACTGGTCAATGCTATAGGGAATATACCCGGACTGGAAGAGAAGAACCTTATACTGGACCTGCATTCCCTTCAGTCGGCAGATGAATCCGGCCTGAAAGCCATTTTTACAGTATATCATCGCCAGTATGAACGCGGGCTTTCGGCAGCTATTGCCCACCTTAACAGAACTTTAACGACTACACTCTCGGAAACCTATCCGGAGATGCAGAACATCGTTCCTACTGAATCCGAAGCTATTGATATGGTTATGATGGAAGATTTCGAGCGCGACCTGGACCTTGGCTCGGAATAA
- a CDS encoding ATP-dependent Clp protease ATP-binding subunit: MDQNFSPQVKEIISFSREEALRLGNDFIGTEHLLLGIIREGEGTAVKILQALNVDLYELRKEVELAIKDKTGKNIANINSLPLTRQAEKVIRVTVLEAKALKSPTVETEHLMLSILKNKENVCTQILQQFDVDYDTFKNELGFVKSADPKAEFDDPGEEEFEDERKSYASKAKQTNTKSKTPVLDNFGRDITKLAESGSLDPIVGREQEIERVSQILSRRKKNNPILIGEPGVGKTAIVEGLALRIVQRKVSRVLFDKRVVSLDLAALVAGTKYRGQFEERMKAIMNELEKNRDVILFIDEIHTIVGAGGASGSLDASNIFKPALARGELQCIGASTLDEYRMYIEKDGALDRRFQKVMVDPPTVEETIMILNNIKPRYEEYHNVSYADDAIDACVKLSDRYMTDRLLPDKAIDVLDEVGARVHLKNINVPQNILDLEKQIEDIKQEKNKVVKSQRFEEAAALRDTEKKLGEDLEKAKGEWEEEVKHKRYPIDEEAIAEVVSMMTGIPVKRMVQAENEKLRRMGEDLKSAVVGQEEAISKVTKAIQRNRVGLKDPKKPIGTFIFLGPTGVGKTELAKALAKYMFDSEDALIRIDMSEYMEKFSVSRLIGAPPGYVGYEEGGQLTEKVRRKPYSVILLDEIEKAHPDIYNILLQVLDDGILTDGLGRKVDFKNTLIIMTSNIGVRQLKDFGAGVGFTTSARAVNEEDNTKAVIEKALKRTFSPEFLNRIDDVIIFNSLSKEHIYTIIDITMKGVLVRLQNLGFSLELTEEAKGFLAEKGYDQQFGARPLHRAIQKYLEDPLAEEILNMNIHNGDILIADLDKENQKLVFTLKNPSRSKPEKSEA; this comes from the coding sequence ATGGATCAGAATTTTTCACCGCAAGTCAAGGAGATCATTTCGTTCAGCAGGGAGGAGGCTTTACGCTTGGGAAATGATTTCATCGGTACGGAACACCTGCTGCTGGGTATTATTCGGGAAGGTGAAGGGACGGCTGTTAAAATTCTACAGGCTTTGAACGTGGATCTTTATGAACTGCGCAAAGAAGTGGAACTGGCTATTAAAGATAAGACGGGCAAGAATATCGCGAATATCAACAGTTTACCTTTAACGAGGCAGGCAGAGAAAGTGATCCGTGTTACCGTGCTGGAAGCAAAGGCGCTCAAGAGCCCTACCGTTGAGACAGAACATCTCATGCTTTCCATCCTCAAGAATAAAGAAAACGTATGTACTCAAATCCTTCAACAGTTTGATGTGGACTACGATACCTTCAAAAACGAACTGGGCTTCGTAAAATCTGCCGATCCGAAAGCAGAATTCGATGACCCCGGAGAAGAGGAGTTCGAGGACGAACGGAAAAGTTACGCTTCCAAAGCGAAACAGACCAATACCAAGTCCAAGACCCCTGTACTCGACAATTTTGGCCGTGATATCACCAAGCTTGCCGAAAGCGGCAGCCTGGACCCCATCGTTGGCCGCGAGCAGGAAATAGAGCGTGTATCGCAGATACTTTCCCGCCGTAAAAAGAACAATCCCATCCTCATCGGTGAACCTGGTGTGGGTAAGACCGCCATCGTGGAAGGCCTGGCTCTCCGCATCGTGCAGCGCAAGGTGTCCCGCGTGCTGTTCGACAAAAGGGTGGTTAGCTTGGATCTCGCCGCGCTGGTTGCCGGAACCAAATACCGCGGCCAGTTCGAGGAAAGGATGAAAGCCATCATGAACGAACTCGAAAAGAACCGTGATGTGATCCTGTTCATCGACGAGATACACACCATCGTAGGCGCCGGAGGCGCTTCCGGTTCACTCGACGCGTCCAATATCTTCAAACCCGCTCTCGCCCGTGGCGAACTGCAGTGCATCGGCGCTTCCACACTGGATGAATACCGCATGTACATCGAAAAGGACGGCGCGCTCGACCGGAGGTTCCAGAAAGTAATGGTAGATCCCCCCACCGTGGAGGAAACCATCATGATCCTCAACAACATCAAACCGCGCTACGAAGAATATCATAACGTCAGCTATGCCGATGATGCCATCGATGCCTGCGTGAAGCTCAGCGACCGCTACATGACGGACCGTCTGCTGCCTGATAAAGCCATCGACGTGCTGGATGAGGTAGGCGCACGCGTGCATCTGAAAAACATCAATGTCCCGCAGAATATCCTCGACCTGGAAAAACAGATCGAAGACATCAAACAGGAAAAAAATAAAGTAGTGAAGAGCCAGCGCTTCGAAGAAGCCGCTGCCCTGCGCGACACCGAAAAGAAACTCGGAGAAGACCTCGAAAAGGCCAAAGGCGAGTGGGAAGAAGAAGTGAAGCACAAACGCTACCCCATTGATGAAGAAGCCATTGCGGAAGTGGTGAGCATGATGACCGGCATCCCCGTAAAAAGGATGGTGCAGGCGGAGAATGAGAAGCTGCGCAGGATGGGTGAAGACCTGAAGAGCGCCGTGGTAGGGCAGGAAGAGGCCATCAGCAAGGTGACCAAAGCCATCCAGCGTAACCGCGTAGGCCTGAAAGATCCCAAGAAGCCCATCGGCACATTCATCTTCCTCGGCCCCACCGGCGTTGGTAAAACAGAGCTGGCAAAAGCCCTCGCCAAATATATGTTCGACTCTGAAGATGCGCTTATCCGCATCGACATGAGCGAATACATGGAAAAATTCTCCGTAAGCCGCCTCATCGGCGCGCCTCCGGGATATGTAGGATACGAAGAAGGCGGGCAGCTCACCGAAAAAGTACGCCGCAAACCCTACTCCGTGATCCTGCTGGACGAGATCGAGAAAGCTCACCCGGATATCTACAACATCCTGCTGCAAGTGCTGGATGACGGTATCCTGACGGATGGCCTGGGCCGGAAAGTGGACTTCAAGAACACGCTCATCATCATGACCTCCAATATCGGTGTACGTCAGCTGAAAGACTTCGGTGCAGGGGTTGGTTTCACCACCAGTGCACGCGCCGTAAACGAAGAAGACAACACCAAGGCCGTGATCGAGAAAGCGCTGAAACGTACCTTCTCCCCCGAGTTCCTGAACAGGATCGATGATGTCATCATCTTCAACTCCCTGTCCAAAGAACATATCTATACCATCATAGATATCACCATGAAGGGAGTGCTGGTGCGCCTGCAGAACCTGGGCTTCAGCCTGGAACTGACAGAGGAGGCCAAAGGCTTCCTGGCCGAAAAAGGGTACGACCAGCAGTTCGGCGCCCGTCCGCTGCACCGCGCCATCCAGAAATACCTGGAAGATCCCCTGGCCGAAGAGATCCTCAATATGAACATTCATAACGGGGATATCCTCATCGCGGATCTCGACAAGGAGAATCAAAAACTCGTGTTCACCCTGAAGAACCCCTCCAGGAGCAAACCCGAAAAATCAGAAGCATAA
- a CDS encoding T9SS type A sorting domain-containing protein, with protein MVRHQYSIKRDHLKKLFSILLIFFLPLAIYAQQGLYIAPGTRLQVTGNEVVSIFGNVSNNGAFGSSNVAVINFFGKTWNNGNGSTLPDESADGFSGKGGLFRFSGDNPLYGNLGAQQLFGGYSVVTRTGATFPNFEVNNRLGILLSDLSDVKVRNNLHFTTGHIFLNGWNLVVGDRHPGTITGYSEQTFVVTGTNIAGGFLYREQVNAAAGKVVFPVGTSPSAYAPAAVEFGGAADDFKVRAFDSVYQFAISGPANRLDFTNKTWNIAREQNLAGEAKITLQHMDAEEGPDYADYRSSSYLSRYINNAWDYLETPENFPLPGNLTTTNTLRNATMHYRVFAGINSNEYFAKSSVVYGPYAPAVFIDFNAWRVSANFAQLEWYVSRELNNDRFEIERRFDRDTGFTKVGELPSQAPDGNSNIRLDYRYTDANNYEGWTYYRIRAVAKNGRESYSRVKAVPPFLTVDVWPNPNRGQFNVRVRGEQTDMIMQVVNMAGQVMNQYAIRGEANIRVEGLAKGSYLLVFYDRHSSRLMYTRKVIVIDRG; from the coding sequence ATGGTACGTCATCAATATTCAATAAAAAGAGATCACCTGAAAAAGCTGTTTTCCATATTGCTGATCTTTTTCCTGCCGTTGGCCATATACGCGCAGCAGGGGCTGTATATCGCTCCCGGAACGCGTTTGCAGGTGACCGGGAATGAAGTGGTGAGCATTTTCGGCAATGTGTCCAATAACGGCGCATTCGGGTCATCCAATGTAGCGGTGATCAATTTTTTCGGAAAAACATGGAATAACGGAAATGGATCTACGTTGCCTGACGAAAGTGCGGATGGTTTCAGCGGAAAGGGCGGCTTGTTCCGTTTTTCCGGGGATAACCCTCTGTACGGCAACCTCGGTGCGCAGCAGCTTTTCGGCGGGTACAGCGTGGTGACGCGTACCGGCGCTACCTTCCCGAACTTTGAAGTGAACAACAGGCTGGGTATTCTTTTATCGGACCTCAGCGATGTGAAAGTGCGCAACAATCTCCATTTTACCACGGGGCATATTTTCCTGAACGGCTGGAACCTGGTGGTGGGAGACCGGCATCCGGGCACCATTACCGGTTACAGTGAACAGACCTTTGTGGTGACGGGCACCAATATCGCCGGAGGCTTCCTCTACCGTGAACAGGTGAATGCTGCGGCCGGTAAAGTTGTATTTCCGGTGGGTACCTCACCCTCCGCATATGCGCCGGCGGCCGTCGAATTTGGCGGTGCCGCGGATGACTTCAAGGTCAGGGCATTCGACAGCGTGTATCAGTTTGCCATATCCGGGCCGGCGAACAGACTGGATTTTACCAATAAGACCTGGAACATCGCCAGGGAACAGAATCTTGCAGGTGAGGCGAAAATAACCCTGCAGCATATGGATGCGGAAGAAGGGCCGGATTATGCGGATTACCGCAGTTCCAGCTACCTTTCCCGGTACATCAACAATGCCTGGGACTACCTGGAAACACCCGAGAATTTTCCTTTGCCCGGCAATCTAACGACAACGAATACACTCCGCAATGCCACGATGCATTACCGTGTTTTTGCCGGCATCAACAGCAATGAATATTTCGCAAAATCTTCCGTGGTCTACGGTCCATATGCACCGGCTGTTTTCATTGATTTCAATGCATGGCGCGTTTCCGCTAATTTTGCGCAGCTGGAATGGTACGTCAGCCGGGAGCTGAACAACGATCGCTTTGAAATAGAACGCCGTTTCGACAGGGATACAGGTTTCACGAAGGTGGGGGAACTGCCCAGCCAGGCGCCTGACGGCAACAGCAATATCCGGCTGGATTACCGTTATACCGATGCGAACAATTACGAAGGCTGGACCTATTACCGCATCCGTGCGGTGGCGAAGAACGGCCGGGAAAGTTATTCCAGGGTCAAAGCGGTGCCGCCATTCCTGACGGTGGACGTCTGGCCCAACCCGAACCGCGGCCAGTTCAACGTGCGGGTAAGGGGGGAACAGACGGATATGATCATGCAGGTCGTGAATATGGCAGGCCAGGTGATGAACCAGTATGCCATCCGGGGTGAGGCCAACATTCGTGTGGAAGGCCTTGCCAAAGGCTCCTATCTGCTGGTGTTCTATGACCGGCATTCAAGCCGCCTGATGTACACCCGGAAAGTGATCGTGATCGACCGCGGATAA
- a CDS encoding ribonuclease Z produces MFAVTILGNNSAIPTPDRHPTAQVITYNDQLILVDCGEGTQMQLTRYKVRRSRIRHILISHLHGDHYFGLIGLINSLSLLGRTDPLSVYGPPELEEIIQLQLRSAATVLKFDLQFHALLPERTGLLFSEKDMEVHCFPTRHRIPCYGFSFSMQRRKRRLIPEQARVYDIPAAFFSRLQEGADYQRKDGTLVKNDWVTLPPPKGKRYVYCADSIYDEGLIPHIQGADLVYHEATYLHDLAQRAADRYHSTSVQAATLALKAEAKRLLIGHFSSKYTELEPFLEESLPVFPHTELALEGVSYLV; encoded by the coding sequence ATGTTCGCTGTAACCATTCTCGGTAATAACTCGGCCATTCCCACCCCGGACCGGCATCCCACCGCACAGGTGATCACCTATAACGATCAGCTGATACTGGTGGATTGCGGAGAAGGCACCCAGATGCAACTGACCCGCTACAAGGTCAGGCGCAGCAGGATCCGGCATATCCTCATCAGTCATCTTCATGGCGACCACTACTTCGGTTTGATCGGGCTGATCAACAGCCTCAGCCTCCTGGGCCGTACCGATCCGCTATCCGTTTACGGACCGCCGGAACTGGAAGAGATCATCCAGCTGCAACTGCGCAGCGCCGCTACCGTACTGAAATTCGACCTTCAATTCCATGCCCTGCTGCCGGAAAGGACCGGACTGCTGTTTTCGGAAAAGGATATGGAAGTTCACTGCTTTCCCACCCGGCACCGCATCCCCTGCTATGGTTTCTCATTTTCGATGCAGCGCCGGAAACGCCGGCTCATTCCGGAGCAGGCCCGCGTGTATGACATTCCCGCCGCATTCTTTTCCCGTCTGCAGGAAGGCGCTGATTATCAGCGGAAAGACGGCACTTTGGTCAAAAACGACTGGGTGACCCTTCCGCCGCCCAAAGGCAAGCGCTACGTGTACTGCGCCGATTCCATCTATGACGAAGGCCTTATTCCCCACATCCAGGGGGCGGACCTGGTTTATCATGAGGCCACCTACCTGCACGACCTGGCGCAGCGTGCCGCGGACCGCTATCACAGCACATCCGTACAAGCCGCCACCCTGGCGCTCAAAGCAGAAGCCAAACGGCTGCTTATCGGCCACTTTTCCTCCAAATACACGGAACTGGAACCCTTCCTCGAAGAATCCCTGCCGGTTTTCCCCCATACCGAACTGGCGCTTGAAGGGGTGAGCTACCTGGTCTGA